The following coding sequences are from one Carassius auratus strain Wakin unplaced genomic scaffold, ASM336829v1 scaf_tig00035523, whole genome shotgun sequence window:
- the LOC113082004 gene encoding oocyte zinc finger protein XlCOF6-like, producing the protein MSDPEHVTVKHDDTEERDLKEKDKESKELNEGEENHVISCSQKEREFVRKRRAKKIFTCPQCGKSFPYKSSLEDHMNIHTGQKPHTCDQCEKSYALKGSLNEHMKIHTGDKPHACDQCGKRFTHKMTLKKHVKIHTGEKPHTCDQCGKSFTRKETLKDHLRIHTGQPLHTCGQCGKSFVHTVSLNKHLRSHIRAHQRSFNCDQCGKKFRWAQSLKEHMTIHTQEKPHVCSLCGKSFSRLYTLKIHQKRHSSVKSHMCSDCGKSFFTDGQMKLHQRIHTGEQPYKCSHCDSRFSRVESLKTHEKIHTGVKLHMCGHCGKRFTLIGNLNEHIKIHSGQKPHACVQCGKRFTHKGALKKHIKIHTGERPHTCDRCGKSFTVKGALKKHIKIHTGERPHTCDRCGKSFTVKGALKKHIQIHTGEKPHTCDQCGKSFTQKETLKKHIKIHTGKRPHTCDQCGKSFTVKGDLLLHMNSHTGEKPHTCDQCGKSFTQKYFLKKHMLIHSGEKPHTCDQCGKSFTVKGNLKSHMNSHSGEKLHTCDQCGKSFTLKGNLKIHMNIHTGEKPHTCDQCGKSFTVKGNLKSHMNSHSGEKPHTCDQCGKSFTLKGNLKIHMNIHTGEKPHVCSSCGKRFTWLHALKVHQKTHTSVKAV; encoded by the exons ATGAGTGATCCAGAACACGTCACAGTGAAGCATGATGATACTGAAGAACGAG ACCTGAAGGAAAAGGATAAGGAAAGTAAAGAACTGAACGAAGGGGAAGAAAATCATGTCATAAGTTGCTCACAGAAGGAAAGAGAATTTGTACGGAAAAGAAGAGCCAAAAAAATATTCacttgccctcagtgtggaaaatcATTCCCGTACAAAAGCAGTTTGGAAgatcacatgaacatccacacaggACAGAAGccacacacatgtgatcaatgtgaGAAAAGTTATGCACTTAAAGGAAGCCTTAATGaacacatgaaaatccacactggagacAAGCCACacgcatgtgatcagtgcgggaagagatTCACACACAAAATGACCCTTAAGAAACACGtgaaaatccacactggagagaagccacacacatgtgatcagtgtgggaagagtttcacacgaaAAGAAACCCTTAAGGATCACCTGAGAATCCACACTGGACAGCCGCTGCACACATGTGGTCAATGCGGGAAGAGTTTTGTACATACAGTCAGTCTTAATAAACATCTGCGTTCTCATATTAGAGCTCATCAAAGATCCTTTAACTGTGATCAGTGTGGTAAAAAGTTTCGTTGGGCACAATCCCTGAAGGAGCACATGACCATTCATACACAGGAGAAGCCTCATGTGtgttctttgtgtggaaagagtttttcacgaCTGTATACTTTAAAAATACACCAGAAACGACACAGTAGTGTGAAGAGTCATATGTGCTCTGATTGTGGGAAGTCCTTCTTTACAGATGGCCAGATGAAGCTGCACCaaagaattcacactggagaacaaccttacaagtgttcacattgtgatAGTAGATTCAGTCGGGTAGAgtctctgaaaacacacgagaagATCCACACCGGAGTGAAGCTGCACATGTGTGGTCACTGCGGGAAGAGATTCACACTGATAGGAAACCTTAATGAACACATTAAAATCCACTCTGGACAGAAACCGCATGCATGTGTTCAATGCGGAAAGAGGTTCACACACAAAGGAGCTCTTAAGAAACACAtaaaaatccacactggagagaggcCGCACACGTGTGATcggtgtgggaagagtttcacagtCAAAGGAGCTCTTAAGAAACACAtaaaaatccacactggagagaggcCGCACACATGTGATcggtgtgggaagagtttcacagtCAAAGGAGCTCTTAAGAAACACATacaaatccacactggagagaagccacacacatgtgatcagtgtggcaagagtttcacacaaaaagaaacccTTAAGAAACACATAAAAATCCACACTGGAAAGAGGCcgcacacatgtgatcagtgtgggaagagtttcacagtCAAAGGAGACCTTCTGTTACACATGAATagccacactggagagaagccgcacacttgtgatcagtgtgggaagagtttcacacaaaaatattttctcaagaAACACATGTTGATCCACAGTGGAGAGAAGCCGCACacgtgtgatcagtgcgggaagagtttcacagtCAAAGGAAACCTTAAGTCACACATGAATAGCCACTCTGGAGAGAAGCTGCAcacttgtgatcagtgtggaaaaagttttacATTAAAAGGAAACCTTAAGATACACATGAATATCCACACGGGAGAGAAGCCGCAcacttgtgatcagtgtgggaagagtttcacagtAAAAGGAAACCTTAAGTCACACATGAATAGCCACTCTGGAGAGAAGCCGCAcacttgtgatcagtgtgggaaaaGTTTTACATTAAAAGGAAACCTTAAGATACACATGAATATCCACACGGGAGAGAAGCCACACGTGTGTTCTTCATGTGGAAAACGTTTTACATGGCTGCATGCCTTAAAAGTACACCAGAAGACACATACCAGTGTGAAAGCAGTGTGA